From the genome of Solanum pennellii chromosome 6, SPENNV200:
AAATCCTACATAGAACCCAATCGTCCAGCTGTAAACGAGATAGAAACCGTCAAAAATCAATCGGAAAAACAGAGTCTAGAtcgtcaaaaaaaaattattaatctgTTCTGTACTCACCCTTAAGCTATTGTTATTCTTCCGAGCAGATCGATCAACATCAGCTAGACGATATTCATGCATGATCCAATTAGTTTTCTCTCCTTTAGGTGCTTTACCAGAATAAAACACCAATGCTTTCTTAATTCCCACCGCTTTCGGATTTCCAATCGGCTTATCCGCACCAGTAGCCTTCCAATATCCAGTTCCAGCAGCTCGATTAGGTCGTGAACCGTTTGGATACTTCCGATCTCGAGGTGAAAAGAAGTACCACTCTTTCTCTCCATACAATGCCAAATCTAAAACACAAaacacacaaacaaaaaaatttagatccATCTGAATTTCAGAAATTTTCAACCGTTCAGTACTAACAAAAACTAATTTACCAGGAAGATCCCATGGATCAAACTTGTAGAGATCAATTTCAGCTACAATTGGTACAGCAATTGGCTGTGAAGTGCATTTTCTGCATAAATAATGCGTCACAAGTTCTTCATCAGTTGGATGAAATCTGAATCCTGGAGGTAACTGCAATTCAGCTGctgtcattttttctttttcttttaaatataaatttcttatttcagTCTAAAGACAGAGTTATCTGAATTTTCTGAATTCTTTGAATAGAATTGAAGGAATAGGAAAACGGTTGAAAGTTGAAACTTCGGTCACAAGGGAGAGAACTAAATATATAGAAAACGGAAGAAGGACACGTGGCGAAGATAAGCTGAAGGGATCTAGAAAAAACGtgttaaaataattagaaattaaatgaaaaaataaaattatatcaaaaaaaaagtgGACACGTATGCAAAAATTGAGTTTGAGGGGGGGTGGGGGGTTACATTTGGTCACTGCTTACGCACTGATTTTTGGACACAAGTGTCAAAAGGGACTAGGTGGCTCGGCGGGTTCGTGGAAGTTTCTGGTTCGGTTTGGTTCGGGAGGATTAGGCTCGGGGAAATAGACACGTATACCAGGTAGATGCACGCTCGGTAATTTTGTGTCGTTACTTATGACAAAAATGAAGGGACccactttatttttatattttgttaaataattaagtaaataaaataaaataaatttaaatttaaaaaaatagatgtggAACTTTTATGGTGTGAATGTGGTAGTTGGAATTGAATGAGAAGGAGATAATCTAATGTGTCAATAATTAGTGAATTAACGTTGCTAGGAGTGCCACATATACTAATGAATTTATTAAgattgaaaaaaacaaaaaacaaataaatgaatGCATATTGTGATTTGTGATTCCTCAAATTAAAAGGTGTGAGCATATTCCTAGAATGAAtttgtgagaaaaaaaaaagagcaatgTTTGGTTTGTTTACACATTTCGTAATCAGAATATagtaactcaattattttataataatattgtgaATAAGTTgctattttttcttctaaaagaTAAGAGCATATTCGAATCTCAAATATGATTGGCTAATCTTGAGTCAAATCAAGTGGATTTCTGCGCCGTAGATTATCGTTTTCTTCTATGCATCTagtaagttcttaattatgtcATTCCTATTTCACCAAATTCTTACACTTTTGTAAGGATAACATGACATCTGAAATTACAATGAATTTATAGTGATACACCAATCCGACTTTGTGACGCAGTAGAGAAATTATTCATACTTTAGATTagagattttgaatttgaatttgagtaTGTAAAAATAGAGGttttgaatttgagttttgagtatgtaaaaaaattattttggaaacACACTCTTGAATAAGTCGTGTAGTGTGTCATCCAAATTTAATCAGAATAATAATATGAAcaggtaaaaaaaaatgatattgttTAATGTTTCTAAAAGATGGTTATGACTTATGCGTATTATTGAGATTAGGTACTGTTTAGGTGAAATGTTTATGTTGTTAATggttatattatatttgttcaAAAGATAGAAATATATACGGGTGTATAAAGTACCGTAATTAATAGACAAAGTGTGatcaaatcaaagaaaaccgattattaaattgatttgatatttaaaataataaagtatatTTAACTTGATTTGGTATTtgatttacatatatttaataggattgatatgattttgatttaacttttttaaaaagtcaaatatcaaattaaatcaattatgtttaattttttaaatatcaaatcaattCATTGATTGATCTTTTTGATTTGGTACACTCgcattatatatatttcttttaactcTGTCACAATTACTGTTTCTAAAcattatttaaacaaaaaaagaaacttcATCTATCCATAcatattaacttaataaaaatatatttaataattggattaaaatattttttcttagtgCAATTGTACTTTTAGGTCAAGAAAATATGCAGCCACGTTGAAAGACGCATAAGCCTTTAACGTGACTCATTGCCTAGTTAAAGTTaggtaaaatattataaatatttgactCTAATCATGAACAATTTGGACCTACAAgattcttgaattttatggataGGTGGAATTCAGATAAGCTCTTATAATAAGTTAGGGGcagaaatttattaaataattttaattttttatatttaaattattatttttaccgTGTATCAAATGACTTCtaattttatctcattattCGTCTAAATTATATTCACATTGAACTTAGATATGTATGCTTTGAGAAACTAACAGGTCATAAAACtgattttgtgatattttaaaattttatttttgtaaaaaagtaTTAAGATATATTAGAGATTTATATAGCCATAAAAATCATTTCTTCGTAACTTAATCATTTCAAATAcgcataaataaaattatttttctattgtaaaaattttgaaaaaaatcattttttcaaaaatttaaatgtaaatttcaaattaaaaataaagagctAAGAGACGAGTTATCACTCCATCATAATCTTTGATGGTAAAATCGAATCCTTTTAGGTATGAAAAATGAGTGTCTATTCTTTAATGTGaaatttttaacataaatttaaatttatttgaattttaatataaatttcgagaaaaaaaaaatcttatggTGGTGgggattttttttggttatatatatattgatgagTCAGTCCTCTGATTTAAATGTGTGTTATCGTCCTACacataaataagttaaaagtgGTCCTTTATTGTGGTGATCCCCATTTTTGTCCACACCATCAATTTCTATCATTCTAAGTAACAATTTATTCAACTTTTCGGATCATTTGGTATGCGAGATGTGATAGATCGTATGATttttaagagaattttttttaattttttatttaaattaaata
Proteins encoded in this window:
- the LOC107021026 gene encoding NAC domain-containing protein 2; the protein is MTAAELQLPPGFRFHPTDEELVTHYLCRKCTSQPIAVPIVAEIDLYKFDPWDLPDLALYGEKEWYFFSPRDRKYPNGSRPNRAAGTGYWKATGADKPIGNPKAVGIKKALVFYSGKAPKGEKTNWIMHEYRLADVDRSARKNNNSLRLDDWVLCRIYNKKGSIEKNRKMNNTCYMDTVGSPEDRKPEILPPLPPHPQPQQLHNDFFYLPSDSVPKMHSDSSCSEHVLSPEFTCEREVQSEPKLTDWEKATLDLPFNYMDATTGATTVDNSLLGSQFQSSYQMSPLQDMFMHLHKPF